The Streptomyces europaeiscabiei genome window below encodes:
- a CDS encoding RNA polymerase sigma factor, with product MPIDTEAEFTDVYRAHYEDVLRFVRRRAHPMNVDDVVGETFLAAWRRRRELPADPRPWLFGTARKVMLNDSRGMRRHTALAVRVQRAAETGGRTLAADPAALVDGRMDLAAAWQALAPADQEVLALHVWEQLSAKDAFSIGLSNSST from the coding sequence ATGCCCATCGACACCGAGGCCGAGTTCACGGACGTGTACCGGGCCCACTACGAGGACGTGCTGAGGTTCGTACGCCGTCGCGCCCATCCCATGAACGTGGACGACGTCGTCGGCGAGACGTTCCTCGCGGCGTGGCGCAGGCGCCGCGAACTCCCCGCCGACCCGCGCCCCTGGCTGTTCGGCACCGCCCGCAAGGTGATGCTCAACGACAGCCGGGGCATGCGCCGGCACACCGCGCTCGCCGTCCGCGTCCAACGGGCCGCCGAGACCGGCGGTCGCACCCTGGCCGCCGACCCGGCCGCGCTGGTGGACGGCCGGATGGACCTCGCCGCCGCCTGGCAGGCCCTCGCACCCGCCGACCAGGAGGTCCTGGCCCTGCACGTGTGGGAGCAGCTCTCCGCCAAGGACGCTTTCTCCATCGGCCTCTCGAACTCCTCTACTTGA